From the Pseudomonas monsensis genome, the window CTACGATCGCAGCGGCGCACGGGTTCGCCTGTACACGCCACCGGCAGCGGATGGCCGTTCGACGCGGCCCAATGACTACGGGTTCGGCACGCTGGTGGCCGCCGATGTCTATCTGGACAGCCTTGCCGAACTGCCCGTTAACGGCCGGGTATGGCTTATTGGCACGCTGGATGATCCGCAGGAATTTTTGCCGTTGCCTGCCACTTGGCGCATCGCGGGTGAGGTCCATGCCGGCGGCGCGCAAGCACGGTTGATCACGTTCAAATCGCCAAGTGATTAAGCGCGGTCACGACTCAATCGTTTCACCTTTGAAATCGCGATAAAAAGTTAACTGGTTAGTCCTTTTTGCTCTGACTTGATATCAAAACACTACTAGTCGCAAGGTTACTGTTGGACTACGCTCTGTCGGACAAAAGGACTTCCGACTACGGTGAATGGATTGCAGCAGTTCCACTTTATTTCCGGCTTGCCGCGCTCGGGCTCGACCCTGCTTTCTGCGATCCTTTTGCAGAACCCGCGCTTTCACGCCGGAATGACCAGCCCGGTTGGCGCCCTGTTTTCCAGCGTGCTTGAGCAATGCGGCGCCGGCAGCGAGTTCGGCGCAGTGATCGACACCCCCATGCGCCGCCGTTTGCTGCGCGGTCTGTTCGACTCCTACTACGCCGACAAAGTCGATAAACCGGTAGTGTTCGACACCAATCGGCAGTGGAGCTCGCGGCTGCCGGCACTCAATGACCTGTTTCCCAAAGCCAAAGTCATCGCTTGTGTGCGCAACGTCGCGTGGGTGATGGACAGCCTTGAGCGGCTGTACCGCGCCAATCCTTATGAAAACACCAAACTGTTCGGCGACGCCGTCGAGCGCAACACGGTCTACAGCCGCTGCGAAACCCTGGCTCAGCGTAACCGGCTGGTGGGTTTTGCCTGGGCAGCGCTCAAGGAAGCCTATTACGGCGAGCACGCCGATTCGCTGCTGATCGTTGATTACGATTTGCTGACTCAGGCGCCTGAGCGGGTGCTGCGGCTGGTTTACGACTTTATCGACGAACCCTGGTTCGAGCACGATTTCGAGCACCTGGCCTACGACGCACCAGAATTCGATCAGGGCCTGGGCCTGGCCGGCCTGCACAAGGTCAAGCCGAAGGTCGCCTTGCAGTCTCGGCGCACGATCCTGCCGCCGGACCTGTTCAAGCAATACGCCGATTTGTCCTTTTGGCTCGATGGCTCAGCCAGCGCCGCCAATGTCATTCGTATGAAGTCCGACGCTGCGATCAACTGATCGCGGCGTTTTTTATTGATGCGTCACGTACATTCGTTCGAGTTCGGGTGAGCAACATGTGGTGGTCTCTTTTTGGCAGTGCGAAGGTCAAGTCACGGACAACCGAGGGTCAGCGTTCGCTGGCATCGCCGATGATCATGTCGCTGGAACCGCGCATGCTGTTCGACGGCGCAGTGGCTGCCACCGTGGCCGATGCGGCTGCCCAGGCTGACAGCCACCCTGCGGCGGATGCCGCCAAGGCGCCGACCGCCGATCACCCGGTCGCCAGCAAGGACACCCATGGTCAGGCCGATGCCACACCGGCCGCCAGCCCGGTGGCGGTGCCGGGCCAGAGCGTGGTGTTCGTCGATTCGCGTGTGAAAGATGCCGACAGCCTGGTTCAGGGCGTTGCCCCTGGCACCCAAGTGGTGAAACTCGACGCCACCAAGGATGGTTTGCAACAGATCGCCGATTACCTCGATCAACATCATGGCGTCAGTTCAGTGCAGATCATTGCCCACGGCAACGCTGGCGATCTGTGGTTGGGCAACAGTTATCTGTCTGCGGACAACGTCGCGCAACGCAGCGCCATCCTCGGCGAAATCGGCAAGGACATGAACGCTGGCGGCGACATCCTGATCTACGGCTGCTACACCGCCGAGGGCGATCGCGGCTTGAGTTTCGTCGACTCGCTGGCGCAGTTGACCGGCCGTGATGTAGCCGCTTCGAACAACCGCACCGGTGTCGGCGGCGACTGGGATCTGGAAATTGCCACCGGCAGCATCGAGAGCGCCAACGTCTTGTCGACCAAGGCGATGAGTGAATATCAATGGGGCCTTGCCACCTGGACCGCGACTAACAACCTCGACTCGGGCGTCGGCTCGTTGCGTACGACTCTGGCGTCTGCGCAAAACGGCGACATCGTCACGTTCAACGCCGGCATGACCGTGCAACTCAACTCCGAGTTATTGATCAACAAGAACATTACCGTCGATGGCGATCTGAACAACGACGGCGTGGCCGACGTGACCCTCGACGGGCAATACAAGACCCGCGTGGTGGAAATCACTTCAGGCGCCACCGTGACGCTGGACGGTCTGGTGATCACCAAGGGATTGGTGGCCGGCAATGGCGGTAACGGTGGCGCGGCGGCAGCAGGCGCCATGGGCGGCGGGATTTTCAACGCCGGCATTCTTACGCTCAATAACGTCACGGTGACTGCCAACGCCGCTTCCGGTGGTGGTGGCGGCGGTGGGGTGGCCGGAGGTTATTCCGGCGGCGGCGGCGGCGGTGGTGGCGGGATCGGCGGCGGTAACGGTGGCCATGGTGGTTCGACAGGCCCGGGCAACTCAACCTATGCCGGTGGGGTCGGCACAGCGAATACCGGTGGTTATGGCGGCGGCTACACCTCGAACGATATGGGCGGGCGCGGCGGTACCAGCACTGGCGGCCTCGGCGGCAATGGCGCCGCCGGTTACAGCCACGGCGGCAACGGCGGCTCAGCGACCAATGGCACGTTGTCCATTGGTGGTGGCGGCGGTGGTTCGGGCTGGAACTCGGTTGGCGGCGTCGGTGGCAATGCGGCCGGCGGTATCTACAACGCCTCGACCGGCACCTTGAAAGTCATCGGCACATCGGTCATCAGCAATAACCTCGCGGCGGGCGGTGGCGGCGGCGGTGGTGGCAGCGGCGGCAACATTGCCAACGGCGGTGACGGTGGCCGTGGTGTCGGGGCCATCTGGAACAACGGCGGCACGGTACTGATCACCGCTGCCAACTTCGCGGCGATCACCGGCAACGCTGCGGCCAGTGGTGCCGGAGGCCCGTCAAACGGCGGTGCGACGGGTAGCTCGCCGAGTGCCACTGCTGCGGTTTACAGTACCGGCGGCACGCTCAATACCAATTACGTCGAACCACCGACCGCGACCATCGTCCTGGCGGACAGTGCGCTGAAAATTGGCGAAACCTCGCTGGTGACCATCACCTTCAACACGGCGGTCACTGGCTTCACCAATGCCGACCTGACCATCGCCAACGGCACGTTGACGGCCGTGAGCAGCAGCGATGGCGGGATCACCTGGACCGCGACTTTTACGCCGACCAACGGGATTACCGACACCACCAACGTCATCACTCTGGACAACACCGGTGTGGCGGCGGTCTCTGACGGTACCGTGGGTGTCGGTACCACCAATTCCAGCAATTATGTGATCGATACCCAGCGCCCGACGGCCACTATCGTTGTCGCTGACACAGCTCTGAAAATCGGTGAAACGTCGCTGGTGACCATCACCTTCAATGAAGCGGTCAGCGGTTTCACCAACGCCGACCTGACCATCGCCAACGGCACGTTGTCCGCCGTGAGCAGCAGCGATGGAGGCATTACCTGGACGGCGACGTTTACGCCGAGTGGCAGTGTCACCGACACCACTAACGTGGTGACGCTGGATAACACCGGGATCGCTGACCTGGCCGGTAACGCCGGCAGCGGTACAACCGATTCCAACAACTACGCCATCGACACCGTGCGCCCGACGGCCACCCTTGTCGTTGCGGACACCGCGCTCAAGGCAGGGGAAACCTCGCTGGTGACCATCACGTTCAGCGAGGCCGTGACCGGTTTCACCACCGCCGACCTGTCCGTGGCCAATGGCAGCGTGAGCGGTTTGAGCAGCAGTGACGGCGGGATCACCTGGACGGCCACCCTCACGCCAACCAACAACATCAGCGATACCACCAACCTGATCACCCTGGCCAATACCGGCCTCTCCGATTTGTCCGGCAATACCGGCAGCGGCACCACCGACTCGAACAATTACGCCATCGACACGCAGCGCCCGACGGCGACTATTGTGGTTGCCGACAACGCCTTGAGAATCGGCGAAACGTCGTTGGTGACCATCACCTTCTCCGAAGCCGTGACCGGCTTCACTAATGCCGACCTGACCATCGCCAACGGCACGCTGAGCGCCGTGAGCAGCAGTGATGGTGGCATCACCTGGACGGCAACCTTCACGCCGACCGCCAACATTACCGATGCCACCAACCTGATCACCCTCGACAACAGTGGGGTCAGTGACGTCAACGGCAACCAGGGCAGCGGCACCACCGACTCCAATAACTACGCCATCGACAACCAGCGCCCAACGGCCACCATCGTGTTCACAGACACGGCCTTGAAAATCGGCGACACATCGCTGGTGACCATCACCTTCAGTGAAGCGGTCAGCGGTTTCACCAACGCCGACCTGACCATCGCCAATGGCACCTTGAGCGCAGTCAGCAGCAGTGACGGAGGTATTACCTGGACCGCAACGTTCACTCCAGGCGCCAGCATCAGCGACACCACCAATCTGGTGACGCTGGACAACACCGGCATCGCTGACCTGGCCGGCAACGCTGGCAGCGGCACTACGGATTCGAACAATTACAGCATCGACACCCAACGTCCGACAGCGACCATCGTGGTCGCCGACACGAGCCTCAGCGCCGGTGAAACCTCGTTGGTGACCTTTACCTTCTCCGAGGCGGTGACGGGCTTCACCAACGCCGATCTGAACATACCCAACGGCACGTTGACCGCCGTGAGCAGCAGCGACGGCGGCATCACCTGGACGGCGACATACACGCCCACTCTCGGGATCAACGACACCAGCAACCTTATCAGCCTGAACAACACCGGCATCGCTGACCTGGCCGGTAACGCCGGCACCGGCGTCACCAACTCCGGCAATTTCGTGATCGACACCA encodes:
- a CDS encoding sulfotransferase family protein, which encodes MNGLQQFHFISGLPRSGSTLLSAILLQNPRFHAGMTSPVGALFSSVLEQCGAGSEFGAVIDTPMRRRLLRGLFDSYYADKVDKPVVFDTNRQWSSRLPALNDLFPKAKVIACVRNVAWVMDSLERLYRANPYENTKLFGDAVERNTVYSRCETLAQRNRLVGFAWAALKEAYYGEHADSLLIVDYDLLTQAPERVLRLVYDFIDEPWFEHDFEHLAYDAPEFDQGLGLAGLHKVKPKVALQSRRTILPPDLFKQYADLSFWLDGSASAANVIRMKSDAAIN
- a CDS encoding Ig-like domain-containing protein, with protein sequence MWWSLFGSAKVKSRTTEGQRSLASPMIMSLEPRMLFDGAVAATVADAAAQADSHPAADAAKAPTADHPVASKDTHGQADATPAASPVAVPGQSVVFVDSRVKDADSLVQGVAPGTQVVKLDATKDGLQQIADYLDQHHGVSSVQIIAHGNAGDLWLGNSYLSADNVAQRSAILGEIGKDMNAGGDILIYGCYTAEGDRGLSFVDSLAQLTGRDVAASNNRTGVGGDWDLEIATGSIESANVLSTKAMSEYQWGLATWTATNNLDSGVGSLRTTLASAQNGDIVTFNAGMTVQLNSELLINKNITVDGDLNNDGVADVTLDGQYKTRVVEITSGATVTLDGLVITKGLVAGNGGNGGAAAAGAMGGGIFNAGILTLNNVTVTANAASGGGGGGGVAGGYSGGGGGGGGGIGGGNGGHGGSTGPGNSTYAGGVGTANTGGYGGGYTSNDMGGRGGTSTGGLGGNGAAGYSHGGNGGSATNGTLSIGGGGGGSGWNSVGGVGGNAAGGIYNASTGTLKVIGTSVISNNLAAGGGGGGGGSGGNIANGGDGGRGVGAIWNNGGTVLITAANFAAITGNAAASGAGGPSNGGATGSSPSATAAVYSTGGTLNTNYVEPPTATIVLADSALKIGETSLVTITFNTAVTGFTNADLTIANGTLTAVSSSDGGITWTATFTPTNGITDTTNVITLDNTGVAAVSDGTVGVGTTNSSNYVIDTQRPTATIVVADTALKIGETSLVTITFNEAVSGFTNADLTIANGTLSAVSSSDGGITWTATFTPSGSVTDTTNVVTLDNTGIADLAGNAGSGTTDSNNYAIDTVRPTATLVVADTALKAGETSLVTITFSEAVTGFTTADLSVANGSVSGLSSSDGGITWTATLTPTNNISDTTNLITLANTGLSDLSGNTGSGTTDSNNYAIDTQRPTATIVVADNALRIGETSLVTITFSEAVTGFTNADLTIANGTLSAVSSSDGGITWTATFTPTANITDATNLITLDNSGVSDVNGNQGSGTTDSNNYAIDNQRPTATIVFTDTALKIGDTSLVTITFSEAVSGFTNADLTIANGTLSAVSSSDGGITWTATFTPGASISDTTNLVTLDNTGIADLAGNAGSGTTDSNNYSIDTQRPTATIVVADTSLSAGETSLVTFTFSEAVTGFTNADLNIPNGTLTAVSSSDGGITWTATYTPTLGINDTSNLISLNNTGIADLAGNAGTGVTNSGNFVIDTMVPTATIVVADNSLSIGETTTVTITFSEAVTGFSNADLTIANGTLSAVSSSDGGITWTATFTPTANITDATNLITLDNTGVQNGSGNVGVGTTDSNNYAIDTQRPTATVVVTDTALGVGQTTTVTITFSEAVTGFTLADLTVENGTLSALSTSDNITYTATFTPSAGVTDTSNLITLDNTGVVDGAGNTGSGTTDSNNYAVDSQRPTATIVMSDNDLRPGETATVTITFSEAVTGFDNADLSVANGTLSNVSSSDGGITWTATFTPTIGISDTTNLIVLNNAGISDLAGNAGTGTTNSANYAVQTEVPTATIVVADSSLKAGETSVVTITFSEAVSGFSNADLTIANGTLSNVSSSDGGITWTATLTPTANITDTSNLITLDNSGVTNASGNSGVGTTDSNNFAIDTALPTATIVVADNRLGIGETTTVTITFSEAVSGFDLSDISVANGTLSNLISSDGGITWTATLTPTANVNDATNLIIVDTAGVQDLAGNLGASIAISNNYVLDATRPTVDIVVANPHLGIGQTTTVTFTFSEAVSNFDLSDLSVTNGDLSNLSSSDGGKTWTATFTPTANVTDPSNFIALDTSNVTDLAGNVGSTVAVSNNYGLDSERPTATVVIANPNLGIGQTSAVTITFNEAVSGFDLADINVGNGTLSNLSSSDGGKTWTATLTPNANVNSASNAISVNSAGVSDASGNSGSGVSSSNNYVINTVPPVVPPSTPTSVVIPDPLIRSSDPVVPPPPPNIPLQPIIFTAPTGDIGSPLTFAPLFEQRVIGNGIRPLGDIFINQGALSPSFIAQVFSSSDNGGDGSGHGFLGFGGGDGGVFGTSTLSSLFNQDSAADRDSLNAFGNQSLKAGDVSQGLRGVFGAPTLGQQLQELKDNEQHRVDNLAAALQQVGISEISA